One window from the genome of Alkalihalobacillus sp. LMS6 encodes:
- the uvrB gene encoding excinuclease ABC subunit UvrB gives MDQTFQLVSDYSPQGDQPNAIEKIVRAIENGDRHQTLLGATGTGKTFTMSNVIEAVNKPTLIMAHNKTLAGQLYSEFKQFFPNNAVEYFVSYYDYYQPEAYVPSSDTFIEKDASINDEIDKLRHSATSALFERRDVIIVASVSCIYGLGNPEEYRDLVLSIRTGMEMDRNELLRRLVDIQYDRNDLNFIRGTFRVRGDVVEIFPASRDEQCIRVEFFGDEIDRMTEVDALTGEIKGERNHVSIFPASHFVTREEKMKKAIANIETELEEQLKTMHEEGKLLEAQRLEQRTRYDLEMMAEMGFCSGIENYSRHLTLRESGATPYTLIDFFPEDFLLIMDESHVTLPQVRGMYNGDRARKEILVNHGFRLPSALDNRPLKFAEFEGKVSQAVYVSATPGPYELEHTPEMVEQIIRPTGLLDPPIEVRPIEGQIDDLIGEIHEQIERDERVLVTTLTKKMSEDLTDYLKELGIKVRYLHSEVKTLDRLEIIRQLRMGTFDVLIGINLLREGLDIPEVSLVAILDADKEGFLRAERSLIQTIGRAARNEHGRVIMYADKMTGSMEVAISETKRRREIQEAYNIKHGITPQTIQKKIPDVVQATYAAEEDGEYDVTQKPQQKMTKKEREKTIEQVEVEMKQAAKDLNFERAAELRDMLLELKAEG, from the coding sequence ATGGATCAAACGTTCCAATTAGTATCAGACTATTCGCCTCAAGGCGACCAACCAAATGCAATTGAAAAAATTGTACGTGCGATTGAAAACGGTGATCGGCATCAAACGTTACTTGGCGCAACGGGGACCGGTAAGACGTTTACAATGTCAAATGTGATTGAAGCAGTCAATAAGCCGACATTAATTATGGCACACAATAAAACCCTTGCTGGACAGCTGTACAGTGAGTTTAAACAATTTTTTCCGAATAATGCAGTTGAATATTTTGTTAGCTATTATGATTATTATCAACCAGAGGCGTATGTGCCGTCGTCTGATACCTTTATTGAAAAAGATGCAAGCATTAACGATGAAATTGATAAATTACGTCATTCGGCTACAAGCGCCTTATTCGAAAGACGAGATGTGATTATCGTAGCTAGTGTGTCGTGTATATATGGTTTAGGTAATCCAGAAGAGTACCGAGACCTTGTTTTATCTATACGTACAGGAATGGAAATGGATCGAAATGAGTTATTACGCAGGCTTGTAGACATCCAGTATGATCGAAATGATTTAAATTTCATCCGCGGAACATTTCGTGTAAGAGGCGATGTTGTGGAAATTTTCCCAGCTTCTCGTGACGAGCAATGTATCCGGGTTGAGTTTTTTGGTGATGAAATTGACCGGATGACAGAAGTAGACGCATTAACAGGTGAAATTAAAGGCGAACGCAACCACGTGTCTATTTTTCCGGCATCTCACTTCGTTACCCGAGAAGAAAAAATGAAAAAAGCGATTGCGAACATTGAAACGGAGTTAGAAGAACAGTTAAAAACGATGCATGAAGAGGGGAAATTGCTAGAAGCGCAGCGTTTAGAACAGCGTACGCGCTATGACCTTGAGATGATGGCTGAAATGGGCTTTTGCTCAGGGATTGAAAATTATTCCCGTCATTTAACACTAAGAGAGTCTGGGGCTACACCGTATACGTTAATTGATTTCTTTCCAGAAGACTTTCTACTTATTATGGATGAGTCTCACGTTACATTGCCTCAAGTACGAGGTATGTATAATGGTGACCGAGCTCGAAAAGAAATTCTTGTGAACCACGGGTTCCGTTTGCCTTCAGCATTGGATAACCGACCATTGAAATTTGCTGAGTTTGAAGGGAAAGTGAGCCAAGCGGTTTATGTTTCGGCAACACCTGGACCTTACGAGCTAGAGCATACTCCAGAAATGGTTGAACAAATTATTCGACCAACTGGTTTATTAGATCCGCCAATTGAGGTTCGCCCAATTGAAGGACAAATTGATGATTTAATTGGCGAAATCCATGAGCAGATTGAACGGGACGAGCGTGTACTCGTTACCACATTAACGAAGAAAATGTCTGAAGACTTAACGGATTACTTAAAAGAGTTAGGGATAAAAGTCCGCTATTTGCATTCTGAAGTAAAGACATTGGATCGACTTGAGATCATTCGCCAGTTAAGAATGGGGACGTTTGATGTTCTCATTGGGATAAATTTATTACGAGAAGGACTAGATATTCCAGAAGTTTCTCTCGTTGCCATATTGGATGCAGATAAAGAAGGATTTCTACGAGCGGAGCGTTCTCTTATTCAAACGATTGGTCGAGCTGCCCGAAATGAACACGGTCGAGTCATCATGTATGCGGATAAAATGACAGGTTCAATGGAAGTGGCGATAAGCGAAACGAAGCGCCGTCGAGAGATTCAGGAAGCATATAATATAAAGCACGGCATCACGCCTCAAACGATTCAAAAGAAAATCCCTGATGTAGTCCAAGCGACGTATGCAGCGGAAGAAGATGGCGAATACGATGTTACGCAAAAACCGCAACAAAAAATGACGAAAAAAGAACGTGAAAAGACCATTGAACAAGTAGAAGTAGAAATGAAGCAAGCTGCGAAAGATTTAAACTTTGAACGAGCAGCTGAACTTCGAGATATGCTGTTAGAGCTTAAAGCGGAAGGATGA
- a CDS encoding DMT family transporter, whose product MNEQRTNKTFWFIVIGAAFWGINPLFRILLLDTMTSLQIVFIEHIILALIAIPILYKFRSDIKKLRFKDLGALLFISWGGSAIATLLFTQGLTIASSGGEINSVLLLQKLQPLFAITLAHFLLKEKLPQRFGLYVPIALVGTYLLTFGFYFPINNPSEILQLGSLYAIGAAALWGGSTVMGRILLQKCRHETVTALRFLLALPLLGVLITVSPDMWTTPESAVALTFIGLNILASALLPGLVSMLLYYRGLQSVKASVATIAELSFPMTGLLVSWITLEETVTIAQLIGFALIWFVLYRISKQQDTISQLPPLKKRQKAALRTSEDTP is encoded by the coding sequence GTGAACGAACAACGAACGAATAAAACATTTTGGTTTATTGTCATTGGTGCCGCCTTTTGGGGGATCAATCCATTGTTTCGAATTTTATTACTCGATACAATGACTTCTCTACAAATCGTCTTTATCGAACATATTATTTTAGCTTTAATCGCTATACCCATTTTGTATAAATTCCGAAGCGATATTAAAAAACTGCGCTTTAAAGATTTAGGCGCACTCTTATTTATTTCGTGGGGTGGCTCTGCCATTGCAACGCTTTTGTTTACTCAAGGTTTAACAATTGCTTCATCAGGTGGCGAAATTAATTCTGTCCTCTTATTACAAAAGTTGCAACCCCTTTTTGCGATTACGCTGGCACATTTTCTGTTAAAAGAGAAGCTACCCCAACGTTTTGGTTTATACGTACCGATCGCACTAGTTGGTACCTATTTACTAACGTTCGGTTTTTATTTTCCGATTAATAATCCAAGCGAGATCCTTCAGCTAGGCAGCTTGTATGCGATTGGTGCAGCCGCGCTGTGGGGAGGTTCAACCGTGATGGGTCGTATTCTTCTACAAAAATGTCGTCACGAAACGGTGACTGCTTTACGCTTCTTGCTTGCTTTACCATTGCTTGGTGTATTGATTACAGTATCACCTGACATGTGGACAACACCTGAATCAGCTGTGGCTTTAACCTTTATCGGGCTTAACATTCTCGCGTCTGCTTTATTGCCAGGTCTTGTATCAATGCTTCTATATTACCGAGGTCTCCAGTCGGTGAAAGCTTCTGTGGCAACGATTGCGGAATTGAGTTTTCCAATGACAGGTTTGCTTGTATCATGGATTACACTTGAAGAAACAGTCACGATTGCTCAATTAATCGGCTTTGCTCTTATCTGGTTTGTTTTATATCGCATTTCTAAGCAACAAGATACCATTTCCCAGCTCCCGCCTTTAAAGAAGAGGCAAAAAGCAGCGTTACGAACATCTGAAGATACACCTTAA
- a CDS encoding S1C family serine protease: MVDTIVIALASFFLNPVVYIGLLVLFFIAHQRVKLERESFHTRVYARRADFLFSIIPSFVAGVLISIATVAVGALLPIDVVIAIGVATLLLLVTGQMQLVTPTYLFLLVGLYLVLVPQVIAVPNIDDSMRASFIFPTILFIMTVCLLAQAVLIRKNGSKLVSPQLEQGKRGRYVGIHKINRLWIIPVVFFIPEGIVSLPWSWPLFTVGNLALQPVLFPIFLGFKLQTRNQMHRRTDQHTRTYLLLAIIAAVSTIIVTFYPNAWLFASILGLMGLLHLTLQLSIWQKAKKDPAFFTEEEESCRVVGVLPHSPAGKMNILIGEELTKVNGMIVFDETTLYQALQKNAVYCKIEVKDKDGEKRFVQGPLYNGEHYQLGVLLVRKQEKLSNSII, from the coding sequence ATGGTAGATACAATCGTAATTGCACTAGCGAGCTTTTTTTTAAATCCTGTTGTCTATATTGGTTTACTCGTACTCTTTTTTATTGCACATCAACGTGTAAAGCTAGAACGAGAATCGTTTCATACGCGGGTATATGCACGACGGGCCGATTTTTTATTTAGTATCATTCCTTCTTTTGTGGCGGGTGTACTAATTAGTATCGCCACAGTTGCAGTTGGGGCGTTATTGCCGATTGATGTTGTGATTGCAATAGGAGTGGCAACGCTGCTGTTACTAGTAACTGGACAAATGCAGCTCGTGACACCGACTTATTTATTTTTACTTGTTGGACTTTATCTTGTACTCGTACCACAAGTAATTGCAGTTCCTAACATAGATGATTCAATGAGAGCCTCTTTCATTTTTCCGACAATTTTATTTATAATGACCGTCTGCTTACTAGCGCAAGCGGTGCTAATTCGAAAAAACGGTTCGAAGTTAGTGTCTCCACAGTTAGAACAAGGGAAAAGAGGACGGTATGTCGGCATTCACAAGATAAATCGGTTGTGGATTATACCAGTCGTATTCTTTATTCCTGAAGGCATCGTTTCCCTTCCTTGGTCATGGCCGTTGTTTACAGTAGGAAATTTGGCTCTTCAGCCTGTTCTGTTTCCGATTTTTCTAGGATTCAAATTGCAAACGCGTAATCAGATGCACCGACGTACGGATCAACATACACGTACATATCTTTTACTAGCAATCATAGCTGCGGTATCTACAATTATCGTAACCTTTTATCCGAATGCATGGCTGTTTGCAAGTATACTAGGATTGATGGGGCTTCTTCATCTCACATTGCAATTGTCTATTTGGCAAAAAGCAAAAAAAGATCCTGCTTTTTTTACGGAGGAAGAAGAGAGCTGTCGTGTAGTAGGGGTACTCCCTCACAGTCCTGCTGGAAAAATGAACATTTTAATTGGCGAGGAATTAACAAAGGTAAATGGAATGATTGTATTTGACGAGACGACGCTTTATCAAGCGCTTCAGAAAAATGCTGTTTATTGTAAAATTGAAGTGAAAGATAAAGATGGCGAGAAGCGCTTCGTGCAAGGGCCTCTCTATAATGGCGAGCACTATCAACTAGGTGTCTTGCTTGTGCGAAAACAAGAGAAACTGAGTAACTCCATTATTTGA
- a CDS encoding S41 family peptidase has product MKLKQLIFTLSVMVIIAVAAVFFINDGIQFGASNETPPSSSGEDVDVPEVLLDDDELMEKFETALTTIENNYVSEVKRTKLVEGAISGMVETLEDPFSDYMDVESAANFQESLSSHFEGIGAEVGMVDGYVSIISPMRESPAERAGLLPNDAIVEIDGESIEGYSVNEAVQLIRGEGGTDVTLTIQRGEQGEPFDVTIERDRIQVDAVRADTFEADGQLIGRLEITSFSEDVGSQFEELLQELEDEGIDGLIVDVRNNPGGYLDGAQNIGNLIIPENNPIVQIEHSNGSIESYESDLDDRKPYPIVGLINESSASASEILAAALKESGGYDLVGNTTFGKGTVQKSIRMTDGSALKITTDRWLTAGGNTIDQDGVEPTVEVDQPDYFYSVALSIEEAFEQDQVSDQIGRAQSMLEGLGYEVGRTDGYFDDQTESAITEFQETHDLDVNGQLDEDTAQMIQEEIRAHIRDVENDAQLNRAIELAAEQAS; this is encoded by the coding sequence TTGAAATTAAAGCAGTTGATTTTTACTTTATCGGTGATGGTCATTATTGCTGTAGCTGCTGTCTTTTTTATAAATGATGGAATTCAGTTTGGGGCTTCAAATGAAACACCGCCTTCTTCAAGTGGTGAAGATGTTGATGTTCCAGAAGTGCTATTAGATGATGATGAGTTGATGGAGAAATTCGAAACAGCATTAACAACGATTGAAAATAATTACGTTTCTGAAGTAAAGCGAACAAAGCTGGTTGAAGGGGCTATCAGTGGGATGGTTGAGACATTAGAAGATCCCTTCTCAGATTATATGGATGTCGAATCAGCAGCAAATTTCCAGGAATCATTGAGCTCTCATTTTGAAGGAATTGGTGCAGAAGTTGGTATGGTGGATGGCTATGTGTCTATTATTAGTCCGATGAGAGAATCTCCAGCGGAACGGGCAGGTCTCTTACCAAATGATGCAATCGTAGAAATTGATGGAGAGTCGATCGAAGGCTATTCCGTAAATGAAGCGGTTCAGCTAATTCGTGGCGAAGGTGGTACGGATGTCACGCTGACGATTCAAAGAGGCGAACAAGGTGAACCTTTTGATGTCACAATTGAACGAGATCGAATTCAAGTGGATGCAGTCCGTGCAGATACATTTGAAGCGGATGGTCAATTAATTGGCCGTTTAGAAATTACATCGTTCTCTGAAGATGTGGGGAGTCAGTTTGAAGAGTTGTTACAGGAATTAGAAGATGAAGGCATTGATGGTTTGATTGTGGATGTTCGGAATAATCCAGGTGGCTATTTAGATGGCGCACAAAATATCGGAAACCTAATAATCCCTGAAAATAACCCGATTGTTCAAATTGAGCATAGCAATGGAAGTATTGAAAGCTATGAATCCGATTTAGATGATCGTAAACCGTATCCAATTGTTGGTTTAATAAATGAAAGTAGCGCTTCAGCTTCCGAAATTCTTGCTGCAGCACTAAAAGAATCAGGAGGCTATGATCTTGTTGGAAACACGACTTTCGGTAAAGGTACCGTCCAAAAATCAATTCGAATGACCGATGGAAGTGCCTTGAAGATTACGACCGATCGATGGCTAACTGCAGGCGGAAATACCATTGATCAAGATGGTGTTGAACCGACTGTTGAAGTTGATCAGCCAGATTATTTTTACTCAGTTGCCCTTTCCATTGAAGAGGCTTTTGAACAAGACCAAGTATCCGATCAAATCGGCCGTGCACAAAGCATGCTCGAAGGATTGGGATATGAAGTAGGACGAACAGATGGCTATTTTGATGATCAGACCGAAAGTGCGATAACTGAGTTTCAAGAAACGCATGATTTAGACGTTAATGGTCAACTCGATGAAGATACTGCGCAAATGATTCAAGAAGAAATACGCGCTCATATTCGAGATGTGGAAAATGATGCACAATTAAATCGAGCGATTGAACTTGCTGCTGAGCAAGCATCATAA
- a CDS encoding murein hydrolase activator EnvC has protein sequence MKKRTIRATVAVTAAAALLFTGVQPAMANTEINSKLDQVREQQASNQESANETRSEITELESELDELSSEIQTLTVKQDENEQKLNDTEAELVQLEEEIKALEEEIKIIEERIEERTEILQERAVAAYETDGEVSYIEVLLGAQSFGDFIERFSAITTIAESDQELLDEHVADEERLHIAKEEVQEKKAKVEENKAALKTVQEELDSQQGELEHLQNDLNDKEAQLQDELNAIISDEELLEGQEAALEAELVAWEEEQERKREEEERRKQEEKERQEREAAEAERAAEEAAESAKAESSSKAETTERASKSATPSSSGNNAPIQTTAAAPSANNSSSFIRPATGTVTSQFGPRWGRQHWGIDIGKNGRSGDVPIVSVLDGTVVEAGYHDGGFGNWVLVTHQMDGQQYTTVYAHLDRIDVRAGQRVGQGHQLGTMGNTGDSQGAHLHFEVHRGAFNWARTNAVDPMNYI, from the coding sequence TTGAAAAAACGTACGATAAGAGCGACTGTTGCAGTAACTGCAGCAGCGGCTCTCCTATTTACTGGGGTCCAACCAGCAATGGCAAATACAGAAATCAATTCAAAATTAGATCAGGTGCGTGAACAGCAAGCATCAAACCAAGAATCCGCTAACGAAACACGTTCTGAAATTACAGAGCTAGAAAGCGAGCTTGATGAACTTTCAAGTGAAATTCAAACATTGACGGTAAAACAAGATGAAAACGAGCAAAAGCTAAATGACACAGAAGCTGAACTTGTTCAGCTTGAAGAGGAAATCAAAGCGCTTGAAGAAGAAATCAAGATTATTGAAGAGCGCATTGAAGAGCGTACAGAAATTTTGCAAGAGCGTGCCGTTGCAGCATATGAAACAGACGGAGAAGTAAGTTATATTGAAGTCTTGCTTGGTGCGCAAAGTTTCGGGGATTTTATTGAGCGTTTTAGTGCAATTACAACCATTGCTGAAAGCGACCAAGAGTTACTAGACGAGCATGTTGCAGATGAAGAACGTCTACATATTGCAAAAGAAGAAGTTCAAGAGAAAAAAGCAAAAGTAGAAGAAAATAAAGCAGCTTTAAAAACCGTTCAAGAAGAATTGGATAGCCAACAAGGTGAATTAGAGCATTTGCAAAATGATTTAAATGACAAAGAAGCACAACTTCAAGACGAATTAAATGCGATTATTTCTGATGAAGAATTGCTAGAAGGACAAGAAGCCGCTCTTGAAGCTGAGCTTGTTGCTTGGGAAGAAGAGCAAGAAAGAAAACGTGAAGAAGAAGAGCGTCGCAAACAAGAAGAGAAAGAAAGACAAGAGCGTGAAGCTGCAGAAGCGGAAAGAGCTGCAGAAGAAGCAGCAGAATCTGCTAAAGCAGAATCTTCTTCTAAAGCAGAAACAACGGAGCGTGCATCAAAATCAGCAACACCGTCGTCTAGTGGAAACAATGCTCCGATCCAAACGACTGCAGCAGCTCCATCAGCAAACAACTCATCTTCCTTTATTCGACCTGCAACAGGAACCGTTACTTCTCAATTTGGTCCACGTTGGGGAAGACAACATTGGGGCATTGATATTGGGAAAAATGGCAGAAGTGGCGATGTACCAATCGTATCTGTATTAGACGGAACCGTTGTTGAAGCAGGATACCACGATGGTGGTTTTGGTAATTGGGTACTTGTTACGCACCAAATGGATGGTCAACAATATACAACTGTATATGCACACTTAGATCGAATTGATGTTCGTGCGGGTCAACGTGTTGGTCAAGGCCACCAACTAGGCACAATGGGGAATACTGGGGATTCACAAGGCGCACACCTACACTTTGAAGTACACAGAGGTGCCTTTAACTGGGCTCGTACAAATGCTGTTGATCCAATGAATTATATATAA
- the ftsX gene encoding permease-like cell division protein FtsX, producing MKFNAAKRHIREGFKNIGRSGWMTFASISAVTVMLVIVGFFMIVFLNGNHIASTIEDNVEIRAFIERGTDEAEINDLIEEVNEEYDVAQVEFIDKEEGLENLIASTDGEDYWGSLREDNPLRDALRIIASTPQLTEEIAQSVDEHPYIGRVSYGEEIISDLFTITNTGRVAGAVVVAALLFTAMFLISNTIKLTILARKNEIQIMKLVGAKNSFVRWPFLIEGMLLGILGSIVPILLISFGYTYLYNQSASFLQSVPYDLLAPNLLILQLSILLVVVGLGVGIWGSVMSVRKFLKV from the coding sequence ATGAAGTTTAATGCAGCCAAGCGTCATATCCGTGAAGGGTTTAAAAATATTGGACGTAGCGGTTGGATGACATTTGCATCAATAAGTGCTGTAACCGTTATGCTCGTCATTGTTGGTTTCTTTATGATCGTTTTCTTAAACGGGAATCATATCGCTTCAACAATTGAAGATAATGTCGAAATTCGAGCTTTTATTGAAAGAGGGACAGACGAAGCTGAAATCAATGACTTAATTGAAGAAGTGAATGAAGAGTATGATGTTGCACAAGTAGAGTTTATTGATAAAGAAGAGGGGCTTGAAAACTTAATTGCCTCAACAGACGGAGAGGATTATTGGGGGAGCTTACGAGAAGACAATCCATTAAGAGATGCACTACGGATTATTGCGTCAACACCTCAGTTAACGGAAGAAATTGCTCAGTCAGTAGATGAACATCCATATATAGGAAGAGTTTCTTATGGAGAGGAAATTATTTCTGATCTGTTTACGATTACGAACACAGGAAGAGTAGCAGGAGCTGTTGTTGTAGCTGCACTATTATTCACGGCGATGTTCTTAATCTCAAATACAATTAAATTAACAATTTTAGCGAGAAAAAATGAAATTCAAATTATGAAATTAGTAGGTGCGAAAAATAGTTTTGTTCGTTGGCCGTTTTTAATTGAAGGGATGTTATTAGGGATTTTAGGAAGTATCGTTCCTATTTTACTAATAAGCTTCGGCTACACTTATTTATACAATCAATCGGCGAGCTTTTTACAGAGCGTACCGTATGATTTACTTGCACCTAACCTATTAATCTTACAATTATCAATCTTATTAGTGGTTGTTGGACTTGGCGTTGGTATATGGGGAAGCGTCATGTCTGTGAGGAAATTTTTAAAAGTGTAA